In Myxococcus virescens, one genomic interval encodes:
- a CDS encoding membrane dipeptidase translates to MQRCIGAAPRRFLSLSLMSVMALSQGCQPTDEDLPVEESTTGEVVQPVSVPGFAEMHHHMFAEEAFGGGWFHGKHTGSLVSCDGGFPESDHARVRMDLGSMLNVCPNAGGINLSGVPVLSQMFGVGGAVASEIIGEIEGTEGDTGLHLGRMSVPTQWPRWDTIAHQQAWEGWLQQAHQGGMSLVTISLVSNEFLCRALPYQNIKRPCDEMVDVDVQLQMARDFDARTPWAEIALSPAHARQIIASGKLAMVLSIESSKLFGTKNWQSELNRVYSLGVRSIQPVHQLDNRFGGAAPHNAIFQVSQFLENCHVDTDCGLTGNGFTLGFDVDANCKNTKGLTSEGRALVAEMMNKGMLVDVAHMSERSVDDTFAIAQSRNYYPMYISHGHFREVMHPGLAANEKTTPASVIRYLRQTGGMFGLRTAHDETRDYTRTPVANNCQGSTRSLAQAYEFGRLGLKVNMGFGADLNGFIQQTRPRFGPHGACSAGFAAEAAFQAQQQLTAGPPPLGTDFDNYGLAHVGLLPDVVRDLKQLGVNTTGLEGSSETFIRMWERATGTRTGMADSAANIDTSGVAAYVPKETRAAQYPTSSTCSTDSDCASTQYCGWGLNAGKCQNKKAKGAICGSARECLSNNCRWTLTCG, encoded by the coding sequence ATGCAGCGATGTATCGGAGCAGCCCCACGGCGTTTCCTGTCCCTCTCCCTCATGTCCGTCATGGCGCTGAGCCAGGGGTGCCAACCCACGGATGAAGATTTGCCTGTCGAGGAGTCCACGACGGGCGAAGTCGTACAGCCCGTCTCGGTTCCTGGCTTCGCGGAGATGCACCACCACATGTTCGCCGAGGAGGCGTTCGGCGGTGGTTGGTTCCACGGCAAGCACACCGGCTCCCTGGTGAGCTGTGACGGTGGCTTTCCGGAGAGCGACCACGCGCGCGTTCGCATGGACCTGGGCTCCATGCTCAACGTGTGCCCCAACGCGGGCGGAATCAACCTGAGCGGCGTGCCGGTGCTGTCGCAGATGTTCGGGGTGGGCGGCGCGGTGGCGTCGGAGATCATCGGCGAGATCGAAGGGACGGAGGGCGACACCGGTCTCCACCTGGGCCGGATGAGCGTGCCCACGCAGTGGCCGCGCTGGGACACCATCGCGCATCAGCAGGCCTGGGAGGGCTGGCTGCAGCAGGCGCATCAGGGCGGCATGTCCCTGGTCACCATCTCCCTGGTGAGCAACGAGTTCCTCTGCAGGGCGCTGCCGTACCAGAACATCAAGCGTCCCTGTGACGAGATGGTGGACGTGGACGTGCAGTTGCAGATGGCGCGTGACTTCGACGCTCGCACGCCGTGGGCGGAGATCGCGCTATCGCCGGCGCACGCGCGGCAGATCATCGCCTCCGGCAAGCTGGCCATGGTGCTCTCCATCGAGTCGAGCAAGCTGTTCGGCACCAAGAACTGGCAGTCCGAGCTCAACCGCGTCTACTCGCTGGGCGTGCGCTCCATCCAGCCGGTGCACCAGCTGGACAACCGCTTCGGCGGCGCGGCGCCCCACAACGCCATCTTCCAGGTCTCGCAGTTCCTGGAGAACTGCCACGTGGACACGGACTGTGGCCTCACGGGCAACGGCTTCACGCTGGGCTTCGACGTGGACGCCAACTGCAAGAACACCAAGGGCCTGACGTCCGAGGGCCGGGCGCTGGTCGCGGAGATGATGAACAAGGGCATGCTCGTCGACGTGGCGCACATGTCCGAGCGCTCCGTGGACGACACGTTCGCCATCGCCCAGAGCCGCAACTACTACCCCATGTACATCTCCCACGGTCATTTCCGCGAGGTGATGCACCCGGGGCTCGCCGCCAACGAGAAGACGACGCCCGCGTCCGTCATCCGCTACCTGCGCCAGACAGGCGGCATGTTCGGCCTGCGCACCGCGCACGACGAGACGCGCGACTACACCCGCACGCCGGTCGCCAACAACTGCCAGGGCTCCACGCGCTCGCTGGCGCAGGCCTACGAGTTCGGCCGTCTGGGCCTCAAGGTGAACATGGGCTTCGGCGCGGACCTCAACGGCTTCATCCAGCAGACCCGCCCGCGGTTCGGCCCCCACGGCGCCTGCTCGGCTGGCTTCGCCGCGGAGGCGGCGTTCCAGGCCCAGCAGCAGCTCACCGCGGGCCCGCCGCCGCTGGGCACGGACTTCGACAACTATGGCCTGGCCCACGTGGGCCTGCTGCCGGACGTGGTGCGTGACCTGAAGCAGCTCGGCGTCAACACCACGGGCCTGGAGGGCTCGTCCGAGACGTTCATCCGGATGTGGGAGCGGGCCACCGGTACGCGCACCGGCATGGCGGACAGCGCGGCGAACATCGACACCAGCGGTGTGGCGGCCTACGTGCCGAAGGAGACCCGCGCGGCCCAGTATCCGACCAGCTCCACCTGCTCCACCGACAGCGACTGCGCCAGCACCCAGTACTGCGGCTGGGGGCTCAACGCCGGCAAGTGTCAGAACAAGAAGGCCAAGGGCGCCATCTGCGGCAGCGCCCGGGAGTGTCTGTCCAACAACTGCCGGTGGACCCTGACCTGCGGTTGA
- a CDS encoding siderophore-interacting protein — protein MTTTTERVYRRGPFPVKFRLLEVKRVTRVTPQMVRITLAGEDLEGFYSPGADDHVKLLFPEEGKRMPVIPTVTPTGLVLKEGERKPDARDYTPRRYDAAAGELDIDFVVHGTGPATTWASKAQVGDLLAVGGPRGSTFVAQDFSWYLLAGDQSALPAIGRILEELPEGTRAIVFCEVPDASEEQHFTTRANATVTWLHRNGVEAGHSDVLQQAIRGLEFPAGDYFAWVAGEAHTVRPIKDHLINERGANKSWVRVTGYWKRGTSDHHDAKG, from the coding sequence GTGACGACGACGACTGAGCGTGTCTATCGGCGGGGACCGTTCCCCGTGAAGTTCCGCCTCTTGGAGGTGAAGCGGGTGACGCGGGTGACGCCGCAGATGGTCCGCATCACCCTTGCGGGCGAGGACCTGGAGGGCTTCTACAGCCCCGGCGCGGACGACCACGTGAAGCTGCTGTTCCCGGAGGAGGGCAAGCGCATGCCTGTCATCCCCACGGTGACGCCCACGGGGTTGGTGCTGAAGGAAGGCGAGCGCAAGCCGGACGCACGTGACTACACGCCGCGCCGCTATGACGCCGCGGCAGGCGAGCTGGACATCGACTTCGTGGTGCACGGCACGGGGCCCGCGACGACGTGGGCGAGCAAGGCGCAGGTGGGTGACCTGCTGGCCGTGGGTGGGCCGCGCGGCTCCACGTTCGTGGCGCAGGACTTCAGTTGGTACCTGCTCGCGGGCGATCAGTCAGCGCTGCCGGCCATTGGCCGCATCCTGGAGGAGCTGCCGGAGGGGACGCGCGCCATCGTGTTCTGCGAAGTCCCGGACGCATCCGAGGAGCAGCACTTCACCACCCGCGCCAACGCGACGGTGACGTGGCTGCACCGCAACGGCGTGGAGGCGGGGCACTCGGACGTGCTGCAGCAGGCCATCCGCGGGCTGGAGTTCCCCGCGGGAGACTACTTCGCCTGGGTGGCGGGTGAGGCGCACACCGTGCGCCCCATCAAGGACCACCTCATCAACGAGCGTGGCGCCAACAAGAGCTGGGTCCGGGTGACGGGCTATTGGAAGCGCGGCACCTCGGACCACCACGACGCGAAGGGCTAG
- the mxcL gene encoding myxochelin B biosynthesis transaminase MxcL gives MDTPVKKHPSLPRPIQGELKLDRSNQLLAEARRLVPGVTQSMMKRPEMFALGAFPVFLAKGKGALVEDVDGQEYIDFIGGLGANMLGHNDPAVVNAIREHLEEGVLHSLPTPVEVSAAQTLVDLIPGAEMARFFKTGADATSAAVRLARHITGKQKIITVGYNGWHDHFMFDTPGVPAALAALTLRMPLFTPPDEPALLATIEKNASELALVLLSVPYNRPLTPAFLQQVRATCTANNVLFALDEVVTGFRLAVGGAQEFFDVRADFVTLSKSIAGGMPLSAIAGPAKHLSRLSELQVSTTFGGELLSLYVCEAVLKGYRDGAYIQHLARLGRKLREGVNAQAEAAGSSLRVIGYDAIPFFLFAKDPAEHAKQMQPFQAGMARRGILLRRDVTFLSTAHTEEQIDYAIEMTGEVIRSLAKPAAA, from the coding sequence ATGGACACTCCCGTCAAGAAGCACCCTTCCCTGCCGCGTCCCATCCAGGGCGAGCTGAAGCTCGACCGCTCCAACCAGCTCCTCGCCGAGGCGCGGCGGCTGGTCCCCGGCGTCACGCAGTCCATGATGAAGCGCCCGGAGATGTTCGCGCTCGGCGCCTTCCCCGTGTTCCTGGCCAAGGGCAAGGGGGCGCTGGTGGAGGACGTGGACGGCCAGGAGTACATCGACTTCATCGGCGGCCTGGGCGCCAACATGCTGGGCCACAATGACCCGGCCGTGGTGAACGCCATCCGGGAGCACCTGGAGGAAGGTGTCCTCCACTCGCTGCCCACGCCGGTGGAGGTCTCCGCCGCCCAGACGCTGGTGGACCTCATCCCCGGCGCGGAGATGGCGCGCTTCTTCAAGACGGGCGCGGATGCCACGTCCGCCGCCGTGCGCCTGGCGCGCCACATCACCGGCAAGCAGAAGATCATCACCGTCGGCTACAACGGCTGGCACGACCACTTCATGTTCGACACGCCGGGCGTCCCGGCCGCGCTGGCGGCGCTGACCCTCCGGATGCCGCTCTTCACGCCCCCGGACGAGCCGGCCCTGCTGGCCACCATCGAGAAGAACGCCAGCGAGCTCGCCCTGGTGCTGCTGTCGGTGCCCTACAACCGGCCCCTCACCCCGGCCTTCCTGCAGCAGGTGCGCGCCACGTGCACCGCGAACAACGTCCTGTTCGCCCTGGACGAGGTCGTCACCGGCTTCCGGCTTGCCGTGGGCGGCGCCCAGGAGTTCTTCGACGTCCGCGCGGACTTCGTCACGCTGTCCAAGAGCATCGCTGGCGGCATGCCGCTGTCGGCCATCGCCGGTCCGGCGAAGCACCTCAGCCGCCTGAGCGAGCTCCAGGTGTCCACCACCTTCGGCGGTGAGCTGCTGTCGCTGTACGTGTGCGAGGCGGTGCTGAAGGGCTACCGGGATGGCGCCTACATCCAGCACCTGGCCCGCCTGGGCCGCAAGCTGCGCGAGGGCGTCAACGCCCAGGCGGAGGCCGCGGGCTCGTCGTTGCGCGTGATTGGCTACGACGCGATTCCCTTCTTCCTGTTCGCCAAGGACCCGGCGGAGCACGCGAAGCAGATGCAGCCCTTCCAGGCGGGCATGGCCCGCCGGGGCATCCTGCTGCGCCGCGACGTCACCTTCCTCAGCACGGCGCACACGGAGGAGCAGATTGACTACGCCATCGAAATGACGGGCGAAGTCATCCGCTCCCTCGCGAAGCCGGCGGCGGCCTAG
- the mxcK gene encoding myxochelin export MFS transporter MxcK, whose protein sequence is MTASFTPRQERLLILLLAGVQFTHLLDFMIVLPLGPEFMRLFSLSAAQFGTLVSSYTLASAAMGVLGLAWVDRFGRRSTLLVILGGFITATLACGAAQSHAWLLVARSIAGGCAGLMGAVIMSIIADTIPGERRGQAIGTVMSSLGLSAVAGVPLSLGMANMLGWRAPFWAIGILGALLWFGLLAVLPRLDAHVTPDSGRQAPSVTALFTPGFALGWLLTFSVAFSSFLLIPYLSAFMVGNLGLKQTDLPWVYLAGGAATLLAARQVGRWVDRFGPARVLGLLLVGTMVPHLGFTHLPAAPLPVVMGAFVLFMSLTSTRPIPTIALISAKVPPPLRGRYMAMNMAASDGASGLAAWASGLMLATTPAGELVGFGLAGWLAVGVTTISLFILWTFGRGAVPLNAAPTPR, encoded by the coding sequence GTGACCGCCTCGTTCACACCGCGACAGGAGCGTCTGCTCATCCTGCTGCTGGCGGGCGTGCAGTTCACCCACTTGCTGGACTTCATGATCGTCCTGCCGCTGGGTCCGGAGTTCATGCGGCTGTTCAGTCTGTCAGCCGCGCAGTTCGGAACGTTGGTGTCCTCCTACACGTTGGCCTCCGCCGCCATGGGCGTGCTGGGGCTCGCGTGGGTCGACAGGTTTGGCCGCAGAAGCACGTTGCTGGTCATCCTGGGGGGGTTCATCACAGCCACGCTGGCCTGCGGCGCGGCGCAGAGCCACGCGTGGCTGCTGGTGGCCCGGAGCATCGCGGGAGGATGCGCGGGCCTCATGGGCGCGGTCATCATGTCCATCATCGCGGACACCATCCCCGGTGAGCGCCGGGGACAGGCCATTGGCACGGTGATGTCATCGCTCGGGTTGTCCGCGGTGGCGGGCGTCCCCCTGAGCCTGGGCATGGCCAACATGCTCGGCTGGCGCGCACCCTTCTGGGCCATTGGCATCCTCGGGGCGCTCCTGTGGTTCGGGCTCCTCGCCGTGCTTCCGCGGCTGGATGCACATGTCACCCCGGACTCGGGGCGTCAGGCGCCTTCCGTCACGGCGCTCTTCACGCCGGGCTTCGCGCTGGGCTGGCTGCTGACGTTCAGCGTCGCCTTCTCCAGCTTCTTGCTGATTCCGTACCTGAGCGCGTTCATGGTCGGGAACCTCGGACTGAAGCAGACCGACCTGCCCTGGGTGTATCTGGCTGGCGGCGCCGCCACGCTGCTCGCGGCGCGTCAGGTGGGCCGCTGGGTGGACCGGTTTGGCCCCGCCCGGGTGCTCGGGCTGCTGCTGGTGGGCACCATGGTGCCGCACCTGGGCTTCACGCACCTTCCCGCCGCTCCGCTGCCGGTGGTGATGGGCGCCTTCGTCCTCTTCATGTCCCTGACGTCCACGCGGCCCATCCCCACCATCGCGTTGATCTCCGCGAAGGTGCCGCCGCCGCTGCGCGGGCGGTACATGGCCATGAACATGGCAGCCAGTGACGGTGCCTCCGGGCTCGCGGCGTGGGCCAGCGGCCTGATGCTGGCCACCACGCCTGCCGGTGAGCTGGTGGGCTTCGGGCTGGCCGGATGGCTCGCCGTGGGCGTCACCACCATCTCGCTCTTCATCCTCTGGACCTTTGGCCGTGGCGCCGTCCCGCTCAACGCGGCGCCCACGCCTCGGTGA
- a CDS encoding class II 3-deoxy-7-phosphoheptulonate synthase: MTNPTWTPDSWRHKPVKYMPEDYPDAQALAQTEAELSRLPPLVFADETRRLTARLAKVAEGKAILLQGGDCAESFKEFTTDNIRDTYRLLLQMAMVLTFAGNRPVVKVGRIAGQFAKPRSSPMETLGGVTLPSYRGDIINGMEFDAQARTPDPRRLLKAYHQSSATLNLLRAFAQRGYEELAEPQRWPQGGINRLLADRILESLSFMRALGVSPEPRSSSNAIDFFTSHEALLLNVEEAMTRAEPDGSGWYDASAHMLWIGERTRQLDGGHVEFMRGIQNPIGIKCGPTMEPDELLRLMDLLNPQGIPGRITLIGRFGADRVAERLPRLMAATRRDGRPVIWSIDPMHGNTHKAGNGYKTRSFDRILTEVCGFMDAAAAEGVHPGGLHLEMTGQNVTECLGGPQPVTEDDLSSRYHTHCDPRLNADQALQLAFLVAESMPSLRTHEARAA, from the coding sequence GTGACGAACCCCACCTGGACGCCAGACTCCTGGCGGCACAAGCCCGTCAAGTACATGCCGGAGGACTATCCGGACGCGCAGGCCCTGGCCCAGACCGAGGCTGAGCTGTCCCGCCTGCCTCCGCTCGTCTTCGCGGACGAGACGCGCCGGCTCACCGCCCGGCTCGCCAAGGTCGCTGAAGGCAAGGCCATCCTGCTGCAAGGGGGCGACTGCGCGGAGAGCTTCAAGGAGTTCACCACCGACAACATCCGGGACACCTACCGGCTGCTGTTGCAGATGGCCATGGTGCTGACCTTCGCCGGCAACCGGCCGGTGGTGAAGGTGGGCCGCATCGCCGGGCAGTTCGCCAAGCCGCGCTCCAGCCCCATGGAGACGCTGGGCGGCGTCACCCTGCCCAGCTACCGCGGGGACATCATCAACGGCATGGAGTTCGACGCCCAGGCGCGAACGCCAGACCCGCGCCGGCTGCTCAAGGCCTATCACCAGTCCTCCGCCACGCTGAACCTGCTGCGAGCCTTCGCCCAGCGCGGCTACGAGGAGCTCGCCGAGCCCCAGCGCTGGCCCCAGGGCGGCATCAACCGCTTGCTGGCGGACCGCATCCTCGAATCCCTGTCGTTCATGCGGGCGCTGGGGGTCAGTCCGGAGCCTCGCAGCAGCTCCAATGCCATCGACTTCTTCACCAGCCACGAAGCCCTGCTCCTCAACGTGGAGGAGGCCATGACACGCGCCGAGCCCGACGGCAGCGGCTGGTACGACGCATCCGCGCACATGCTGTGGATTGGCGAGCGCACCCGCCAACTCGACGGTGGCCACGTGGAGTTCATGCGCGGCATCCAGAACCCCATTGGCATCAAGTGTGGCCCCACCATGGAGCCCGACGAACTGCTCCGGCTGATGGACCTCCTCAATCCCCAGGGCATCCCGGGCCGCATCACCCTCATCGGGCGGTTTGGCGCGGACCGGGTCGCGGAACGGCTGCCCCGGCTCATGGCCGCCACCCGCCGGGACGGGCGCCCGGTCATCTGGTCCATCGACCCGATGCACGGCAACACCCACAAGGCCGGCAATGGCTACAAGACGCGCTCCTTCGACCGCATCCTCACGGAGGTGTGTGGCTTCATGGACGCCGCCGCCGCGGAAGGCGTCCACCCGGGGGGCCTGCACCTGGAGATGACCGGGCAGAACGTCACCGAATGCCTGGGCGGCCCCCAGCCCGTGACGGAAGACGACCTCTCCAGCCGCTACCACACCCACTGCGATCCGCGCCTCAACGCGGACCAGGCCCTTCAGCTGGCCTTCCTCGTCGCCGAATCCATGCCGTCCCTTCGCACGCACGAAGCCCGTGCGGCCTGA
- the mxcG gene encoding myxochelin non-ribosomal peptide synthetase MxcG, whose amino-acid sequence MGETHEAGWPLSAAQHGIWLGQQFDLTSAVYNAGECIEIRGPLVVEHFESALRQAIDEAEALHARFVPGASGPVQFVQPRASWQLHVADISHTPDPWAAAQSWMHEDLTRTVDLGQGPLFAEALFKAAPDRYFWFQRAHHIALDGFGFSLVARRVADLYTARVTGKPATNGFGSLRAVLDEDAAYQGGAQHAADRAFWVERFTHGPTPVTLAEPAPMTPRFVRQTRHLSPADLERMQAAAKQAGLTWPDLVLAATAAWLHQHTGAPEVVLGLPVMTRLGSAAIRVPCMAMNIVPLRVPVRPDAGLFAMARDVAAELRAMRPHLRYRYEQLRRDLKRVGGQRRLFGPVVNIMPFDYALRFAGMPAFAHNLSAGPVEDLSIGVYARSDGSGLRVDFDANPACYSPDVLDTHQRGFLQLLESLVASPEQPVRAAPAPARPSVVDGGPLPIPQRPVLELIKEQARARPEAIAVEHGEHRLTYAALLQSAQALAKRLRADGARPDTLVAVSLPRSIDAIVATMGVLFSGAGYLPVDPFGPESRTKAILDDAAPRLTVSSAVKDLTAGMPPQAPGQLAVHRRAGSELPATAPQSGAPLAYVIYTSGSTGQPNGVQIDHDALAHFVAGATFRYEVTPEDRVLQFAPLHFDASVEEIFVSLCAGATLVLRTDEMLQSVPRLLEACATHGITLLDLPTAFWHELAYSVSTGAARLPPSLRTVIIGGEAALPERVARWRASAGPQVRLLNTYGPTEATVVATVATLSGGPDVTPAGEDVPIGRPLPGVRAVIADAQGRILPTGEEGELHLLGGALARGYLGREALTATRFITLDALPGSPRAYRTGDKARLREDGQIVFVGRVDDEFKISGHRIDPSEVETALLGHPGVREAAVVGQVLPSGSRRLCAHVVTTQPAPTVAELRQHLLGGLPAPMVPGTFVFTERLPRTSTGKLDRAELRRLLPTEEAATTTAGTTALERVVLKVWEEVLGVTTTSAQDDFFDLGGQSLQSIQVANRLGIELGREIPVATVFRYPTAAGLAQALEQGTDGASAAGGLTESMLADAVLSEDIVPKLTVESAESPRLRQVVLTGATGFVGAHLLHQLLRQTDARVVCLVRARDEAHALERIQAALASQQLSLEYLTERVVALPSDLTQPWLGLSQARFLGLASECDTVIHNAAVVSVVREYGSLQAVNVRGTRELLRLAAAVRAKPFHYVSTLAVAPQTDLSPDVPESFVPAHPGLRDGYQQSKWIAERLVEQAGARGLPVAVYRLGRVVGAPDSAIVNPQDLVWRILLAGIPVGALPQLDVAEVWTPVDYVAGAIVRMARDARPPTVFNLCPTPEVKLRELFAWVRDYGYPVEHCPVGEWRNRVAARAGTGENQSTLAFFDLRSGTDVPAFGLGPIRCERVHQALEGTGITCPPTDRALLYRYLDYCIARGLLPPVPATRLPTETALP is encoded by the coding sequence ATGGGCGAAACACACGAAGCAGGTTGGCCGCTGTCCGCGGCCCAGCATGGAATCTGGCTCGGCCAGCAGTTCGACCTCACGAGCGCCGTCTACAACGCGGGTGAGTGCATCGAGATCCGCGGGCCGCTCGTCGTGGAGCACTTCGAGTCCGCCTTGCGTCAGGCCATTGACGAGGCGGAGGCGCTCCACGCGCGCTTCGTCCCCGGTGCCTCCGGCCCCGTGCAGTTCGTGCAGCCCCGCGCGTCGTGGCAGCTGCACGTCGCCGACATCAGCCACACGCCCGATCCCTGGGCCGCGGCCCAGTCCTGGATGCATGAGGACCTGACGCGCACGGTGGACCTGGGCCAGGGCCCGCTGTTCGCGGAGGCGTTGTTCAAGGCGGCGCCAGACCGTTATTTCTGGTTCCAGCGGGCCCACCACATCGCCCTGGACGGCTTCGGCTTCTCGTTGGTGGCTCGCCGCGTGGCGGACCTCTACACGGCCCGGGTGACGGGCAAGCCCGCCACGAACGGGTTCGGCTCCCTCCGCGCCGTCCTCGATGAGGACGCCGCCTACCAGGGGGGCGCGCAGCACGCCGCGGACCGCGCCTTTTGGGTGGAGCGCTTCACCCATGGCCCTACGCCCGTGACGCTCGCGGAGCCCGCGCCAATGACGCCGCGATTCGTGCGCCAGACGCGGCACCTGTCGCCCGCGGACCTGGAGCGGATGCAGGCCGCCGCGAAGCAGGCCGGGCTCACATGGCCGGACCTGGTGCTCGCGGCGACGGCGGCCTGGCTGCACCAGCACACCGGTGCGCCCGAAGTCGTGCTGGGTCTGCCGGTGATGACCCGCCTGGGCTCGGCCGCCATCCGCGTGCCGTGCATGGCCATGAACATCGTGCCGCTGCGCGTCCCGGTACGTCCGGACGCCGGCTTGTTCGCCATGGCCCGAGACGTGGCTGCGGAGCTGCGCGCCATGAGGCCGCACCTGCGCTACCGCTACGAGCAGCTTCGCCGCGACTTGAAGCGCGTGGGCGGCCAGCGGCGGCTGTTCGGCCCCGTGGTCAACATCATGCCGTTCGACTACGCCCTGCGCTTCGCGGGGATGCCGGCCTTCGCCCACAACCTCTCCGCGGGCCCCGTCGAGGACCTGTCCATCGGCGTGTACGCTCGCTCCGATGGCAGCGGACTGCGCGTGGACTTCGACGCGAACCCCGCCTGCTACAGCCCCGACGTCCTGGACACCCACCAACGTGGCTTCCTCCAGTTGTTGGAGTCACTGGTGGCCTCGCCCGAGCAGCCCGTGCGCGCGGCGCCTGCCCCCGCGCGGCCCTCCGTCGTGGATGGCGGGCCCCTGCCGATTCCGCAACGGCCCGTGCTGGAGCTCATCAAGGAGCAGGCCCGTGCGCGGCCGGAAGCCATCGCCGTGGAGCATGGCGAGCACCGCCTCACCTACGCGGCGCTGCTCCAGTCCGCACAGGCGCTCGCGAAGCGGCTGCGGGCCGACGGCGCGCGGCCCGACACGCTGGTGGCCGTCTCCCTGCCCCGGAGCATCGACGCCATCGTGGCCACGATGGGTGTCCTCTTCTCCGGCGCGGGATACCTCCCCGTGGACCCCTTCGGTCCCGAATCCCGGACGAAGGCCATCCTGGATGACGCCGCGCCGCGACTGACGGTGAGCAGCGCCGTGAAGGACCTCACGGCCGGCATGCCTCCGCAGGCGCCCGGGCAGCTCGCGGTGCACCGGCGCGCCGGCTCGGAGCTGCCGGCCACGGCGCCCCAGTCGGGCGCGCCGCTGGCGTACGTCATCTACACCTCCGGCTCCACCGGCCAGCCCAACGGCGTGCAGATTGACCACGACGCCCTGGCCCACTTCGTGGCGGGCGCGACGTTCCGCTACGAGGTGACGCCCGAAGACCGGGTGCTGCAGTTCGCGCCGCTGCACTTCGATGCCAGCGTGGAGGAGATCTTCGTCTCCCTGTGCGCCGGCGCCACGCTGGTGCTGCGCACGGACGAGATGCTCCAGTCGGTGCCCCGGCTGCTCGAGGCCTGCGCCACCCACGGCATCACCCTGCTGGACCTGCCCACGGCCTTCTGGCACGAGCTGGCCTACAGCGTGTCCACGGGCGCGGCCCGGCTGCCGCCCTCGCTGCGCACCGTCATCATCGGCGGTGAGGCCGCCTTGCCCGAACGCGTCGCCCGATGGCGCGCCTCCGCCGGTCCCCAGGTCCGGCTGCTCAACACCTACGGCCCCACCGAGGCCACCGTGGTGGCCACCGTCGCCACACTCAGCGGCGGTCCCGACGTGACGCCCGCCGGGGAAGACGTGCCCATCGGACGCCCCCTGCCCGGCGTGCGCGCGGTGATTGCCGACGCACAGGGCCGCATCCTCCCCACGGGTGAGGAAGGCGAGCTCCACCTGCTGGGCGGCGCGCTCGCCCGGGGCTACCTGGGCCGCGAGGCGCTGACGGCTACGCGCTTCATCACGCTCGACGCCCTGCCAGGAAGCCCCCGCGCCTACCGCACGGGGGACAAGGCCCGGCTGCGCGAGGACGGCCAGATTGTCTTCGTGGGCCGCGTCGACGACGAGTTCAAGATCAGCGGCCACCGCATCGACCCGTCCGAGGTCGAAACGGCGCTGCTCGGCCACCCGGGCGTGCGCGAGGCGGCCGTCGTCGGACAGGTGCTCCCCAGTGGCTCGCGCCGGCTGTGCGCGCACGTCGTCACCACGCAGCCTGCGCCCACCGTGGCGGAGCTGCGGCAGCACCTGCTGGGCGGCTTGCCCGCCCCCATGGTGCCCGGCACCTTCGTGTTCACGGAGCGGCTGCCACGCACCAGCACCGGCAAGCTGGACCGCGCCGAGCTGCGCCGCCTGCTGCCCACCGAAGAGGCCGCGACCACGACAGCGGGAACCACCGCCCTGGAGCGCGTGGTGCTGAAGGTCTGGGAAGAGGTGCTGGGCGTGACGACGACGTCCGCGCAGGATGACTTCTTCGACCTGGGCGGCCAGTCGCTCCAGAGCATCCAGGTCGCCAACCGGCTCGGCATCGAGCTGGGCCGCGAGATTCCCGTCGCCACCGTCTTCCGCTACCCGACGGCAGCCGGACTGGCCCAGGCGCTGGAACAAGGCACCGACGGCGCCTCCGCCGCCGGGGGCCTCACCGAGAGCATGCTCGCTGACGCCGTGCTGTCCGAGGACATCGTCCCCAAGCTCACGGTGGAGTCCGCCGAGTCCCCGCGGCTGCGTCAGGTCGTCCTCACCGGAGCCACCGGCTTCGTCGGGGCGCACCTGCTCCACCAGCTCCTGCGCCAGACGGACGCGCGCGTGGTGTGCCTGGTCCGCGCTCGCGACGAGGCGCACGCCCTGGAGCGCATCCAGGCCGCGCTGGCGTCCCAGCAGCTCTCCCTCGAATACCTGACGGAACGCGTGGTGGCGCTGCCCTCGGACCTCACCCAGCCCTGGCTGGGCCTGAGCCAGGCGCGCTTCCTCGGGCTGGCCTCGGAGTGTGACACCGTCATCCACAACGCCGCCGTGGTCAGCGTGGTGCGTGAATACGGCAGCCTCCAGGCCGTGAATGTGCGCGGCACCCGCGAGCTGCTGCGCCTGGCCGCCGCGGTCCGCGCCAAGCCCTTCCACTACGTCTCCACCCTGGCCGTGGCGCCGCAGACGGACCTCAGCCCCGACGTGCCAGAGTCCTTCGTGCCCGCGCACCCGGGCCTGCGCGACGGCTACCAGCAGAGCAAGTGGATCGCCGAGCGGCTCGTCGAACAGGCCGGAGCGCGTGGCCTCCCCGTCGCCGTGTACCGACTGGGCCGCGTGGTGGGTGCGCCCGACAGCGCCATCGTCAACCCACAGGACCTGGTGTGGCGCATCCTGCTGGCGGGAATCCCCGTGGGCGCGCTGCCCCAGCTCGACGTCGCCGAGGTGTGGACACCCGTGGACTACGTGGCGGGAGCCATCGTCCGCATGGCGCGCGACGCCCGCCCGCCCACGGTGTTCAACCTGTGTCCCACGCCCGAGGTGAAGCTCCGTGAGCTGTTCGCCTGGGTCCGTGACTACGGCTACCCCGTGGAGCACTGCCCCGTGGGTGAGTGGCGCAACCGCGTGGCCGCGCGCGCCGGGACCGGGGAGAACCAATCCACGCTCGCCTTCTTCGACCTGCGCTCGGGCACGGACGTGCCCGCGTTTGGCCTGGGCCCCATCCGCTGTGAGCGGGTCCATCAAGCGCTCGAGGGAACGGGCATCACCTGCCCGCCCACGGACCGTGCGCTGCTGTACCGATACCTCGACTACTGCATTGCGCGGGGCCTGCTGCCGCCCGTACCCGCAACCCGCCTTCCAACCGAAACGGCACTCCCGTGA